AGGTCACGGCCGTTGGCCTCATTCTTTGCGGCGTTGCCTTCGTTGGACTCCAACGCTTACACGCCGACCGTCTTCTGGCTGAACAGGCTCTGTTCGACTTGGAACGTGGCGATCTTGACTCGGCCACCAGGCGGGCGAGGCGGGCCATCGAGACCCGGCCCAAGGACCCAGTGCCCCACATCGCCCTGGCCGAGGTGTATTTCCGCAAGTCGCAGTTCGCCGACGCCGCCCGCGAATACCGCGCTGCCCTCGACCTCAAGCCCGGCAACGGATATTCGCTCGCCCAACTCGGGGCCTCTTATGTCGCCCTGAATCAATGGAGCGAGGCCGAACCGCCTCTGCGCGAGGCGCTAAAGCAGCAGCCCAACGACGCCGAGGTCCTGCTGAATCTGGGTATCACGCTGGCCGCCACCAATCGCACCGACGAGGCGCTTCAACAGGTACGCAAGTCCGTTCAGATCGACCCAGCCTCCGCCCGTGCCCAATTCACTCTCGGGAGACTCCTCCTCAAGACCGGCGAGAACCAACAGGCGATGGGGGCGCTTCAAGAAGCCGTCCGCCTGGCTCCGAACGACGAGGTTTACCGCAAAACGCTTCGCGAAGCCGAGTCACGAGTCACCAACTGATCTGCTTCTCCCGATTCGGGAATCTGGTCGTCAAGGGGGTCACGTGATTCCTTTTCCCTCAAAATATAGAGAACAAGCAAAATAAAAAGGTCACTGCCGTGGCATCTTCACCCGAACGAACCTGCTATGCTGAATAAGTAGGTGGTGAAGACGAACCCGTCTCACCACCTTTCTTGTTAGCCGTGAAACCCGGAACAATGCTTAGATGACAATTTTTGTGATCTTTTCATTTAACTCTTTTGTTTTCATCGCAAATAGAGAGATCACACCAGTTAAGCTATTGATTCCAAAAGAGTCATAGGGGGAGGGGGGTAGTCGTTGTCTGTCTTGAATGTTCTAAACAAGGAAGTGATTGGCTGCCGGCTCTGTCCGCGCCTAGTCGAGTACCGTGAGCGCATCGGACGCGAAAAACGTCGTGCCTATATGGATTGGGACTATTGGGCCAAGCCTGTCCCTGGCTTCGGCGACCCCAACGCCCGGATGCTCATCCTCGGACTCGCCCCTGGCGCCCACGGCTCCAATCGTACCGGTCGTCCATTCACCGGAGATCAGTCCGGCTACTTCATGTATCCGATTCTGTATCGGACCGGGTTTGCGTCCCAACCCAACGCCACTCACGTCGACGACGGCCTGAAACTGATCGACGTCTACATCACGGCGCCGGTCCGTTGCGCCCCGCCGGACAACAAGCCCACCCCCGACGAAATTGCTAACTGCGCTCCCTACCTCGATCGCGAAATCGCCGCGTTGAAGAACTTGAAGGTCGTGGTCGTCCTCGGCCGGATCGGCTTCGATGCGTATCTAAACTACGCCAGGCGCCAAGGGGTGATTCAGCGAAAAACGGGCTACGTATTCGGCCATGGCCTGAACTACACCATGCCCGATGGACGAGTCCTATACGCGTCTTATCACCCGTCGAATCAGAACACCGCGACGGGTAAGCTGACTGAGGCAATGTTTACGGACGTATTCCGAGAAGTGAAAAAACTGCTCGTCCGGCTCTGACCTACGCGGCGCGGCTGGACTCTCGCCATTGCAGGTACTCGAACAGGCTGTCGGCCCATTCATCTGCCCGGTCATTCACGCGGGCAGCGCCGGCCAGAAACAGCAACAGCAAGCCAAGCGAAGCGAAATAGAAGAGTAGAAACATGAAAATCAACATCGGGGCCCTACCACACTGAATGGGATGCGTCCCTGTGACTTGGGGCTGTCAGCGCCGTAATCTGGCGTTAAAGGCTCGGTCCATGGTCAGCACTGCCACCCATTGCCCACCCTGGCTCCGGTGGAACACAACGTGCCCCTGAAGCATCTCAGCGGTGACCTGCGGCGGCAGATCGACGTGGTATCCGAAATAGCGTTTTTGCAGGGTTTCCCAGAAGGGAAGTCGAATCAGAAGACCGTGTGGTTCGTACTTGGTCGAGAAGAGAAACGCCGCATCGTAGGTGTTGGCCGCCTCACGTGCCGCCATGATCT
This genomic window from Terriglobales bacterium contains:
- a CDS encoding uracil-DNA glycosylase, giving the protein MSVLNVLNKEVIGCRLCPRLVEYRERIGREKRRAYMDWDYWAKPVPGFGDPNARMLILGLAPGAHGSNRTGRPFTGDQSGYFMYPILYRTGFASQPNATHVDDGLKLIDVYITAPVRCAPPDNKPTPDEIANCAPYLDREIAALKNLKVVVVLGRIGFDAYLNYARRQGVIQRKTGYVFGHGLNYTMPDGRVLYASYHPSNQNTATGKLTEAMFTDVFREVKKLLVRL